In the Chroococcidiopsis sp. SAG 2025 genome, one interval contains:
- a CDS encoding STAS-like domain-containing protein encodes MSRVRQRGEQIRQFILTNVEAHPKDVAALAAGEFGITRQAVNKHIQSLVEQKAIEVKGSTKSRSYYLHPLVEQKRRYHLAKKLEEDIVWDSDIKPLVTDLPSNVKDIWLYGFTEMLNNAIDHSSGKKVDIYVEKTAIDTEIIIRDDGEGIFQKIQRELHLDDERHAVLELAKGKLTTDPDRHSGQGIFFTSRMFDRFTIFSGSVCLSHEFGKAEDWIFQGDKYKPGTAIIMKLSNNTSRTSKQVFDRFSSGDDYAFTKTVVPVRLAQHGDERLVSRSQAKRLLAGVDKFKIVIFNFAGVEAIGQAFADEVFRVFRKQHPEMEIMSLNASEEVAQMISRAESQLS; translated from the coding sequence GTGTCAAGGGTTCGTCAGCGTGGCGAACAGATCCGCCAGTTTATCTTAACGAACGTAGAAGCTCACCCAAAGGATGTTGCTGCTTTGGCGGCTGGGGAGTTCGGTATTACTAGGCAAGCTGTCAACAAGCATATTCAATCTCTTGTTGAACAGAAAGCAATAGAAGTCAAAGGCTCCACAAAGAGCAGGAGTTATTACTTGCATCCGTTAGTCGAACAGAAGCGGAGATATCATCTGGCAAAAAAGCTTGAGGAAGACATTGTTTGGGATTCCGATATCAAGCCTCTAGTGACTGATTTGCCTAGTAATGTCAAAGATATTTGGTTGTACGGATTTACTGAGATGTTGAACAATGCCATCGATCACTCGTCTGGCAAAAAGGTTGATATTTATGTGGAGAAAACAGCAATTGATACTGAGATAATTATCCGCGACGATGGAGAAGGAATTTTCCAGAAAATTCAGAGAGAACTACATCTGGATGACGAGCGCCATGCAGTCCTTGAATTGGCAAAGGGCAAGCTTACAACTGACCCAGATCGTCATAGTGGGCAGGGTATATTTTTTACGTCACGTATGTTCGATCGATTCACGATATTTTCTGGGAGTGTCTGTTTATCGCATGAATTTGGTAAAGCAGAAGATTGGATATTTCAAGGAGATAAGTATAAGCCTGGAACAGCCATCATTATGAAACTTAGCAACAATACATCAAGAACTTCTAAGCAGGTATTCGATCGTTTCTCGTCAGGTGATGATTATGCTTTTACAAAAACAGTAGTACCCGTTCGTTTAGCTCAGCATGGTGACGAAAGATTAGTGTCGCGCTCTCAAGCAAAAAGGTTACTGGCTGGAGTTGATAAATTTAAAATAGTTATTTTTAATTTTGCTGGTGTAGAGGCAATAGGGCAGGCATTTGCGGATGAAGTTTTTCGCGTTTTCAGGAAACAACATCCAGAGATGGAAATTATGAGCCTAAACGCTAGTGAGGAAGTTGCACAAATGATTAGTAGGGCAGAAAGTCAGTTGTCATAA
- the trmFO gene encoding FADH(2)-oxidizing methylenetetrahydrofolate--tRNA-(uracil(54)-C(5))-methyltransferase TrmFO: MTQTIQVIGGGLAGTEAAWQIAQAGIPVILHEMRPLRSSPAHHTEHLAELVCSNSFGAQASDRASGLLHEELRQLGSVVIGKADSHAVPAGGALAVDRGQFSQDLTETLSRHPLIQLRRGELQAIPEGIVVLATGPLTSPDLAADLHRFTGMEYLSFFDAASPIIVGESIDRDIAFLASRYDRGDAAYLNCPMNKEQYLRFWQALCTAEQAELKDFERENAKFFEACLPIEELARRGEDTMRYGPLKPVGLFDARKGDFRAPENQSQRPYAVVQLRQEDKAGQLWNMVGFQTNLRWGEQKRIFQMIPGLENAEFVRLGVMHRNTFINAPQLLQPTLQFKSRPTLLGAGQLIGTEGYTAAAAGGWLAGTNAARIVLGKEPLTLPPTTMMGALFEFISSAAPKHFQPMPPNFGILPDLGEKIKNKQLRYAKYRDRSLSDLASWKAGLSLGLVGVI; encoded by the coding sequence ATGACACAGACAATTCAAGTTATCGGTGGTGGACTAGCTGGGACAGAAGCGGCGTGGCAAATTGCCCAGGCAGGAATACCAGTTATTTTGCATGAAATGCGCCCCTTGCGATCGAGTCCTGCCCACCATACAGAACATTTAGCAGAATTAGTCTGTAGCAATTCTTTTGGGGCGCAAGCAAGCGATCGCGCATCGGGATTGTTGCATGAAGAACTGCGTCAATTGGGTTCTGTGGTAATTGGTAAAGCTGACAGTCACGCCGTCCCTGCTGGTGGTGCTTTAGCTGTAGATAGAGGACAATTCAGCCAAGATTTAACTGAAACTCTCTCTCGCCATCCTTTGATTCAACTGCGACGGGGCGAACTTCAAGCCATTCCAGAGGGAATTGTCGTTTTGGCGACTGGTCCTTTAACTAGTCCCGATTTAGCCGCCGACTTGCATCGCTTCACGGGAATGGAATATCTCAGCTTTTTCGATGCTGCTAGTCCAATTATTGTAGGAGAATCGATAGACCGCGATATTGCTTTTCTGGCTTCTCGGTATGACAGGGGAGATGCAGCTTATCTCAACTGTCCGATGAATAAAGAGCAATACTTACGGTTTTGGCAGGCGTTATGTACGGCGGAACAAGCAGAATTAAAGGATTTTGAGCGGGAGAATGCTAAATTCTTTGAAGCTTGTTTACCAATTGAAGAACTTGCCCGACGCGGTGAGGATACCATGCGTTATGGTCCCCTCAAACCTGTAGGATTGTTTGATGCCCGCAAGGGAGACTTCCGCGCCCCAGAAAATCAATCCCAACGTCCTTATGCGGTAGTACAACTGCGCCAAGAAGATAAGGCGGGGCAGTTATGGAACATGGTTGGATTTCAGACAAATTTACGCTGGGGCGAACAAAAGCGGATATTTCAAATGATTCCAGGTTTGGAAAATGCTGAATTCGTACGCTTAGGAGTGATGCACCGCAACACGTTTATTAATGCCCCGCAATTATTGCAACCGACATTGCAGTTTAAAAGTCGTCCGACTTTGTTAGGTGCGGGACAACTGATCGGTACGGAAGGTTATACAGCGGCGGCGGCTGGTGGCTGGCTGGCGGGAACGAATGCGGCGAGAATCGTTTTGGGTAAAGAACCGTTGACTCTACCACCCACGACAATGATGGGGGCATTATTTGAATTTATCAGTTCTGCTGCCCCGAAACATTTTCAACCGATGCCACCTAATTTTGGCATTTTGCCTGACTTGGGCGAGAAGATTAAGAATAAACAGCTCAGATATGCTAAGTACCGCGATCGCTCTTTGTCCGATCTCGCCAGTTGGAAGGCTGGGTTATCTTTGGGATTAGTTGGGGTAATTTAG
- a CDS encoding site-2 protease family protein — protein sequence MEFWFLLLLGLFTYIIVRRSVAGMTRTPVWLLWLVLMTPALIWSIWMAVYGPDQPLPIALAIGPFVICPVLYWLLIQWGRRGMSPAPPTANPAAVNSNPEPTPEPTPVRPIEPAEEAQLRDCFPWSAFYIHNIEYRPQAVICRGQLRTSPTDAYEKIRRNIENQFGDRFLVLLQEGLNNKPFFALVPNPQARKDRPAERSQLSRPFLAVGLVIATLFTTAVVGVQLASSNNATPSASITQLHEGLPYAIALLAILGIHEMGHYLTARFHKILVTLPYFIPIPFFPGTFGAFIQMRSPVPNRKALFDVSIAGPVAGFVATLPLLIWGLANSQVVPIPEKAGTLDPDALNPGYSILLAVLSKLALGAQLTADKAIDLHPVAIAGFLGLVVTALNLMPVGQLDGGHIVHAMFGQRTGAAIGQIARFLVLGLALVQPGFWLWAIILFFMPIADEPALNDVTELDNKRDIIGLLVLALLVLIILPAPRFITNLLQI from the coding sequence ATGGAATTTTGGTTTCTCCTCCTCCTCGGACTATTTACTTATATCATCGTGCGGCGCAGTGTCGCTGGCATGACGCGGACACCCGTTTGGCTTTTATGGCTGGTACTGATGACACCAGCCTTAATTTGGAGCATATGGATGGCAGTCTACGGTCCAGACCAACCGCTGCCTATTGCTTTAGCGATCGGTCCGTTTGTCATCTGCCCAGTTTTGTACTGGCTGCTGATTCAGTGGGGACGGAGAGGGATGTCACCCGCGCCACCAACTGCTAACCCAGCAGCAGTCAATTCTAACCCAGAACCGACACCAGAACCGACACCAGTTCGCCCGATCGAGCCAGCAGAAGAAGCTCAATTGCGAGACTGCTTTCCTTGGTCAGCTTTCTACATTCACAACATTGAATATCGACCCCAAGCCGTGATCTGTCGCGGACAACTTCGGACTTCTCCGACAGATGCTTACGAGAAAATTCGCCGAAATATTGAAAATCAATTTGGCGATCGCTTTTTAGTCCTGTTGCAAGAAGGACTCAACAACAAACCTTTCTTTGCCCTAGTTCCCAATCCCCAAGCGCGAAAAGATAGACCAGCGGAGCGATCGCAGCTCTCTAGACCCTTTTTAGCCGTAGGCTTAGTTATAGCCACCTTATTTACAACTGCCGTTGTTGGCGTGCAATTAGCTAGTAGCAATAACGCCACACCATCAGCATCCATTACCCAATTACATGAAGGATTGCCCTATGCCATTGCTTTACTGGCAATTCTAGGCATTCACGAAATGGGTCACTATTTAACAGCTAGGTTTCATAAAATTCTCGTTACACTACCTTATTTCATTCCCATTCCCTTTTTTCCTGGTACGTTTGGCGCATTTATTCAAATGCGCAGCCCCGTACCCAACCGTAAAGCCTTGTTTGATGTTAGTATTGCTGGTCCTGTAGCTGGATTTGTGGCAACACTACCGCTGCTGATCTGGGGTTTAGCAAACTCTCAAGTCGTACCAATCCCAGAAAAAGCAGGAACTCTCGACCCCGATGCCCTCAACCCAGGATATTCGATTTTACTAGCAGTCCTGAGTAAATTAGCATTAGGCGCTCAACTAACGGCAGATAAAGCGATCGACCTACACCCAGTGGCGATCGCGGGTTTTCTGGGACTCGTAGTCACGGCGCTGAACCTAATGCCGGTAGGACAACTCGATGGCGGTCACATCGTCCATGCTATGTTTGGACAGCGCACTGGAGCTGCGATCGGTCAAATTGCCCGGTTTTTAGTTTTAGGATTGGCTTTAGTCCAACCTGGATTTTGGTTGTGGGCGATAATTCTCTTTTTCATGCCCATCGCTGACGAACCAGCCCTCAACGACGTAACCGAACTAGACAACAAACGCGATATCATCGGTCTGCTAGTCTTAGCTTTACTCGTTTTAATTATCCTGCCAGCACCCAGATTCATTACAAATTTATTGCAAATTTAA
- a CDS encoding MBL fold metallo-hydrolase, with translation MQNQPTRSPKLPQAIWHNVFAFPPNRETLGGTAYLIVENQGNILIDSPGWDEVNREYLNSLGGVRWLFMTHRGAIGQTRHLQATYNCEIVIQEQEAYLLPGLKVTTFEREFELGNGIEIIWTPGHSPGSACLYYPQHGGILFSGRHILPNLQGEPAPLRTAKTFHWLRQLRSVKLICDRFTRETLQYICPGANTGFLRGQRVISNAYERLNCGS, from the coding sequence TTGCAAAACCAACCTACCCGTTCTCCCAAACTACCACAAGCAATTTGGCATAACGTATTTGCATTTCCACCCAATAGAGAGACGTTAGGAGGAACTGCTTATCTTATTGTAGAAAATCAAGGCAATATTCTGATAGATTCTCCAGGCTGGGACGAAGTGAATCGGGAATATCTCAATTCTCTAGGTGGAGTCCGCTGGTTATTTATGACGCACAGAGGTGCGATCGGTCAAACGCGACACCTGCAAGCAACGTACAACTGCGAGATTGTCATTCAGGAACAAGAAGCCTATTTGTTGCCAGGATTAAAAGTTACGACGTTTGAGCGAGAATTTGAGCTGGGAAATGGCATTGAAATTATCTGGACTCCTGGACATTCGCCTGGTTCTGCTTGCCTTTACTACCCGCAGCATGGGGGTATTTTGTTTTCTGGTCGTCATATTCTTCCCAATCTCCAAGGCGAACCAGCACCGCTGAGAACGGCAAAAACTTTCCACTGGTTACGCCAATTACGCAGCGTCAAACTCATTTGCGATCGCTTTACCCGTGAAACCTTACAATACATCTGCCCTGGGGCAAATACGGGGTTTCTACGGGGTCAGCGAGTTATTAGCAATGCGTATGAGAGATTGAATTGTGGTAGTTAG
- the crtR gene encoding beta-carotene hydroxylase has translation MIASEAKKPLTVPKEFLAPPEKINPDVWMFLVAMTLLVLSNCGYWLWEWQHWCCFTINVLAIHMSGTVIHDACHQAAHPNRIINAILGHGSAMMLAFSFPVFTRVHLQHHAHVNDPENDPDHFVSTGGPLWLINARFFYHEVFFFQRRLWRKYELLEWFISRAIVAAIFYISIQYHFLGYILNFWFIPTAIVGLTLGLFFDYLPHRPFSDRGRWTNARVYPNPVLNLLIGGQNYHLTHHLWPSIPWYKYQPAYHATKHLLDAKGSPQTLGIWQGKDFWSFLYDVFLGIRLHRKERTSVETLHVTSLHNDQ, from the coding sequence ATGATCGCGTCGGAGGCAAAGAAGCCACTGACAGTTCCCAAGGAGTTTTTAGCACCTCCTGAGAAAATAAATCCCGATGTGTGGATGTTTCTAGTAGCCATGACCTTATTGGTATTATCCAACTGCGGTTACTGGCTGTGGGAGTGGCAACACTGGTGCTGCTTTACAATTAACGTTCTTGCCATTCATATGTCTGGCACTGTGATTCACGATGCTTGTCACCAAGCTGCCCATCCTAATCGAATTATCAATGCAATTTTAGGGCATGGCAGCGCCATGATGTTAGCTTTCTCGTTTCCCGTATTTACGCGGGTACACCTACAGCACCACGCCCATGTCAACGACCCAGAAAACGATCCAGATCATTTTGTCTCTACTGGTGGTCCTCTGTGGTTAATTAATGCTCGCTTCTTCTATCATGAAGTATTTTTCTTTCAGCGGCGATTGTGGCGAAAATACGAACTATTAGAGTGGTTTATTAGCCGTGCAATTGTCGCAGCAATTTTTTACATCTCAATTCAATATCACTTTTTGGGCTATATCCTCAATTTTTGGTTTATCCCAACTGCTATTGTTGGGCTGACTTTAGGATTATTTTTTGATTATCTACCCCATCGTCCATTTAGCGATCGCGGACGTTGGACAAATGCCAGAGTTTATCCCAATCCGGTACTGAATCTATTGATCGGCGGACAGAATTATCACCTCACCCATCACCTATGGCCCTCAATTCCCTGGTATAAATATCAACCCGCATACCATGCCACCAAGCATCTTTTGGATGCCAAAGGCAGTCCTCAAACTCTAGGTATCTGGCAAGGAAAAGACTTTTGGAGTTTTCTTTACGATGTCTTTCTAGGGATTAGGTTGCATCGGAAAGAGAGAACGAGTGTAGAGACGTTACATGTAACGTCTCTACACAATGACCAATAA
- the pyk gene encoding pyruvate kinase: protein MQSIDSVRRTKIVATIGPATSSPEVLKALIEAGATTLRLNFSHGTHADHQRSIRLIRQTAFELDRPVGILQDLQGPKIRLGKFETGSIQVGRGDRFTLTSDRIVGTQERSCVTYDLLADEVPVGATILLDDGRVEMLVEDVDRSNKELHCCVTVGGILSNNKGVNFPGVYLSIKAMTDKDREDLLFGLDQGVDWVALSFVRNPQDILEIKEIISNAGKQVPVVAKIEKHEAIDQMEAILPLCDGVMVARGDLGVELPAEDVPILQKRLIVTANRLGIPIITATQMLDSMVHSPRPTRAEVSDVANAILDGTDAVMLSNETAVGKYPVEAVATMAKIAVRIEQEQALASPPAHIKDARRSIPNAISQAVGQIAEQLEASAIMTMTKTGSTARNVSKFRPQTPILAVTPHVDIARQLQMVWGVKPLLVLDLASTGQTFQSALNVALEKNLLTEGDLVVMTAGTLQGVSGSTDLIKVEVVTALLGQGIGIGQGSVSGRARVAHAGIDVSKFNPGEILVAPRTSADFVDAIRKAAGIITEDESLTSHAAVLGLRLGIPVIVGVKRATEVIRDGAILTLDMQRGLIYSGAVGG, encoded by the coding sequence ATGCAGTCAATAGACTCCGTTCGTCGCACTAAAATCGTCGCTACCATTGGTCCCGCTACTAGTAGCCCAGAAGTCCTCAAGGCATTGATTGAGGCTGGAGCAACCACTTTGCGGCTGAATTTTTCCCACGGCACTCACGCCGACCATCAACGCAGCATTCGCCTGATCCGGCAAACCGCTTTTGAATTGGATCGTCCGGTTGGAATTTTACAAGACTTACAGGGACCGAAAATTCGTCTGGGTAAGTTTGAGACTGGCTCGATTCAAGTGGGTCGGGGCGATCGCTTTACTTTAACTAGCGATCGCATTGTTGGGACTCAAGAGCGCAGTTGCGTGACTTACGATCTGCTAGCCGATGAAGTCCCCGTAGGAGCGACAATTTTACTGGATGATGGGCGAGTCGAAATGCTCGTGGAAGATGTCGATCGCAGTAACAAAGAATTGCACTGTTGCGTCACTGTGGGGGGCATTCTTTCTAATAATAAAGGGGTAAATTTTCCTGGGGTCTATCTATCCATTAAGGCAATGACAGATAAAGATCGCGAAGATTTACTTTTCGGTCTAGATCAAGGTGTAGATTGGGTAGCCCTTTCTTTCGTGCGCAATCCTCAAGACATCTTAGAAATTAAAGAAATTATTTCTAATGCAGGGAAACAAGTACCTGTAGTCGCCAAGATTGAGAAACACGAGGCGATCGATCAGATGGAGGCGATTTTGCCCCTGTGCGATGGCGTGATGGTGGCTAGAGGGGATTTGGGGGTAGAACTACCAGCGGAAGACGTGCCGATCTTGCAAAAGCGGTTGATCGTGACCGCAAATCGCTTGGGTATTCCAATCATCACGGCGACCCAAATGTTAGACAGCATGGTTCACAGCCCTCGACCGACTCGCGCTGAAGTCTCGGATGTGGCAAATGCAATTTTGGATGGCACGGATGCAGTGATGTTGTCGAATGAGACGGCGGTGGGGAAATATCCGGTGGAAGCCGTGGCAACAATGGCAAAAATTGCCGTGCGGATCGAACAGGAACAGGCTCTAGCCTCGCCTCCAGCCCATATCAAAGATGCGCGGCGATCGATCCCCAATGCGATCAGTCAAGCAGTAGGACAGATTGCCGAACAATTGGAAGCATCTGCAATTATGACGATGACGAAGACAGGTTCGACGGCGCGAAATGTGTCTAAATTTCGACCTCAGACTCCAATTCTTGCCGTCACTCCCCATGTCGATATAGCCCGACAGTTACAAATGGTGTGGGGGGTAAAACCGCTGCTGGTACTGGATTTAGCTTCGACGGGACAAACGTTTCAGTCGGCTCTTAATGTGGCACTAGAGAAAAATCTCTTAACAGAAGGAGATTTGGTCGTGATGACGGCTGGGACGCTTCAGGGAGTATCGGGATCGACAGACTTGATTAAGGTAGAAGTGGTGACAGCCTTACTCGGTCAAGGTATCGGCATCGGTCAGGGTTCCGTCAGCGGTCGCGCTCGGGTAGCTCACGCCGGGATAGATGTGAGTAAGTTTAATCCTGGGGAAATTTTAGTTGCGCCCCGCACTTCTGCTGATTTTGTCGATGCGATCCGCAAAGCCGCAGGAATTATCACTGAAGATGAGAGTCTTACCAGTCATGCTGCGGTCTTGGGTTTGCGTTTGGGGATTCCTGTCATTGTAGGAGTCAAACGCGCTACCGAAGTGATTCGGGATGGGGCAATTTTGACTTTAGATATGCAGCGGGGTTTGATTTATTCTGGGGCTGTGGGGGGTTAA
- a CDS encoding transposase, which yields MGLLIAVRVVAGNVPEREGAKQLLHQVHQERQRLPRLARIWVDGGFSGEDFLHWVIDTFRWILEVVLRPDGSQGFVLLPKRWIVVRTYGWLHWCRRLNADYERLPTSSEAFIHSAMIRLMLRRLASAF from the coding sequence TTGGGATTACTGATTGCTGTGCGAGTCGTCGCAGGTAATGTGCCGGAACGGGAAGGGGCAAAGCAGTTGCTCCACCAGGTGCATCAAGAACGCCAGCGCCTCCCGCGACTTGCCCGCATTTGGGTCGATGGTGGCTTCTCGGGTGAAGACTTTCTGCACTGGGTCATCGATACTTTTCGTTGGATTTTAGAGGTGGTTTTGCGTCCCGACGGCTCTCAAGGATTCGTGCTGTTGCCTAAGCGGTGGATTGTAGTGCGTACTTATGGCTGGTTGCATTGGTGTCGTCGTCTCAATGCCGATTACGAGCGATTACCCACTTCTTCAGAAGCATTTATTCATAGTGCGATGATTCGACTGATGTTACGCAGGCTTGCCTCAGCTTTTTGA
- a CDS encoding ATP-binding protein — protein MNAYQLKPWTQIVTPHPDILEGRLDTSHYAASLGAVIRQDSTCPRVYRDAREFFKATYLTKELRKLLEDVLRGLQGERGDRVLQLRTPFGGGKTHALVSLYHIATSRDRLQDFPDLSTLPNPGQVKVAEFIGNDLDPTIGIQIENGSHILTPWGHLAWQIGGAEAYALVETADRQRIAPGNDVLRKIFGNKSILLLMDEVLVYVSNAMGLVVGDSTFGRQVLTFVQKLTEVVRELPKTVLVYSLQASVQEAVGDEGLLNILDKLVSRIDAKKEPVSGDEVMKVIQRRLFTNVGDPAVIQEIALSQAELFRKYRESFEDTSRGKQEVQQQADLLAERIQFSYPFHPDLLDLMYYRWGSLPSYQRTRGALQFLARVVYALHSVGDTSLLIGAGSIPFDDEGVRGAFFSQVNERERYITVIAADLIGRKAKVKAVDKRIAQDSPALSVLKVGTRLASAILMYSFGTRNGEDRGVMEQEVTAACLAPGLDRNTIAATLSDLREQLLYLHYVGRRYRFETKANLNKLIADEEEKISADDVLEKIKTELSKILQTSRGKVVLWAKDSIAIADNESRFSIAYLNPDWAEKSREAVLADAMTWLEQRGKDKREYKNALAFVVPHKAEMDKARKGARNALAIASLLEQKAKYKFTAEDIEEFNSKAKDANSVVSAALRRLYEYILLPLPCKDGTNPIRLETIDLQSQLNTSQNLQDRILDALKNHVFDTIKPAKLFQHSGLDVSETGYIKAEDLAGFFFRFPNLPKILDIAVIQKAIIKAIEEGNFGYIPFITVHSNSSIPTIENANLISFKRVINPDELDLSGYLLSPKLVTQLIDSIESKQSTSETSPNSATEDNSSDVVEFEKSKYDLNTNSSQILAGENKKLIEYQTSSIKKTVLDEIVKGKKPARHYKIATIAKKFQIFQLFEVLQALSDKADDMDIQIEIRAHTKQEFDPNWIRNAIEEPLDEMDIQANTHLE, from the coding sequence ATGAACGCTTATCAACTAAAACCTTGGACTCAAATTGTTACCCCACACCCAGATATTTTAGAAGGTAGATTAGATACCTCACACTATGCCGCTAGCTTGGGTGCAGTCATTCGTCAAGACTCGACTTGTCCTAGAGTTTATCGCGATGCCCGTGAGTTTTTTAAAGCAACTTATCTCACCAAAGAGTTAAGAAAGCTGCTGGAAGACGTACTTAGGGGATTGCAGGGAGAAAGGGGCGATCGCGTTTTACAATTGCGTACTCCCTTTGGTGGCGGTAAAACTCACGCCCTCGTCAGTCTTTATCATATTGCTACCAGTCGCGATCGCTTGCAAGATTTTCCAGATTTATCCACATTACCTAACCCTGGACAGGTAAAAGTTGCCGAGTTTATTGGCAACGATTTAGATCCGACTATCGGAATTCAAATTGAAAATGGTTCTCATATTTTAACTCCTTGGGGACATTTAGCATGGCAGATTGGCGGTGCAGAAGCTTATGCTTTGGTAGAAACAGCCGATCGACAACGTATTGCCCCTGGTAATGATGTATTGAGGAAAATTTTTGGCAATAAATCCATTCTACTGTTGATGGATGAAGTTCTCGTCTACGTCTCTAATGCTATGGGTTTAGTCGTAGGGGATTCAACTTTTGGTCGCCAAGTTTTGACTTTCGTACAAAAGCTAACTGAAGTTGTGCGAGAATTGCCCAAAACAGTCTTAGTTTACTCATTACAAGCTAGCGTTCAAGAAGCGGTAGGCGATGAAGGACTCCTAAATATCTTAGATAAATTAGTCAGCCGCATTGATGCTAAAAAAGAACCCGTTTCTGGTGACGAAGTGATGAAAGTGATCCAGCGGCGGTTATTTACCAACGTGGGAGATCCAGCAGTCATTCAGGAAATCGCCCTTTCTCAAGCAGAACTGTTTCGTAAATACCGAGAAAGCTTTGAAGATACTAGTCGAGGTAAGCAGGAAGTTCAGCAGCAAGCCGATCTTCTAGCAGAAAGAATTCAATTTAGCTATCCATTTCATCCCGATCTGCTCGATTTAATGTATTATCGGTGGGGTAGCTTACCCAGCTATCAGCGTACCCGTGGAGCCTTACAATTTTTGGCGCGGGTAGTTTACGCTTTGCACTCTGTTGGAGATACTTCACTATTGATCGGTGCTGGTAGTATTCCCTTTGATGATGAAGGAGTTAGAGGCGCGTTTTTCTCCCAAGTCAACGAACGGGAACGTTATATCACAGTTATTGCCGCAGATTTAATTGGTCGCAAAGCGAAGGTAAAAGCTGTAGATAAGCGGATTGCTCAAGATTCACCAGCATTGAGCGTGCTGAAAGTCGGAACTAGACTGGCTTCAGCGATTTTGATGTATTCTTTTGGGACTCGCAACGGTGAAGATAGAGGCGTAATGGAACAAGAAGTAACTGCCGCTTGCCTTGCCCCAGGACTAGACCGAAATACGATCGCCGCCACTTTGAGCGATTTGCGCGAACAACTGCTGTACCTACACTACGTCGGGCGACGCTACAGGTTTGAAACCAAGGCGAATCTGAATAAACTAATTGCGGATGAGGAAGAAAAAATTTCTGCTGATGATGTTTTAGAAAAAATTAAAACCGAGTTAAGCAAGATTTTACAAACTAGTCGCGGCAAAGTGGTACTGTGGGCAAAAGATTCAATCGCGATCGCTGATAACGAATCTAGGTTCAGTATCGCTTACCTCAATCCTGACTGGGCAGAAAAAAGCCGAGAAGCCGTCTTAGCAGATGCTATGACTTGGCTAGAGCAACGAGGTAAGGATAAAAGGGAATATAAGAATGCTCTAGCTTTTGTAGTTCCCCATAAAGCAGAAATGGATAAGGCACGTAAGGGAGCTAGAAACGCTTTAGCGATCGCCTCCCTCCTAGAGCAAAAAGCCAAATATAAGTTTACGGCTGAGGATATAGAGGAATTTAATAGTAAAGCAAAGGATGCTAATAGTGTAGTTAGTGCTGCTCTACGCCGCTTGTATGAATACATTTTGTTACCATTACCTTGTAAAGATGGCACTAATCCCATTCGGCTAGAAACGATAGATTTACAATCTCAACTCAACACCAGCCAGAATCTTCAAGACCGCATTCTAGACGCTCTAAAAAACCATGTTTTTGACACTATCAAACCAGCTAAACTATTTCAACACTCTGGTTTAGATGTCTCAGAAACAGGATACATCAAAGCTGAAGATTTAGCCGGTTTTTTCTTCCGTTTTCCTAATTTACCTAAAATTTTAGATATTGCAGTTATTCAAAAGGCAATAATAAAAGCCATAGAAGAAGGAAATTTTGGCTATATTCCATTTATTACCGTTCATTCAAATAGCAGTATACCTACTATTGAGAATGCAAATTTGATTAGCTTTAAGCGAGTTATTAACCCTGATGAGCTAGACCTGAGTGGCTATCTTTTATCACCTAAATTAGTTACTCAATTAATAGACTCTATTGAATCTAAGCAAAGCACAAGCGAAACAAGTCCTAATTCTGCAACTGAAGACAACTCTAGTGATGTTGTAGAATTTGAGAAATCCAAGTATGACTTAAACACGAATAGCTCGCAGATTTTAGCAGGAGAAAACAAAAAGCTGATTGAGTATCAAACCAGCAGCATCAAAAAGACTGTTTTAGATGAAATCGTCAAAGGTAAAAAACCAGCACGTCACTACAAGATAGCTACAATTGCCAAAAAATTTCAAATTTTCCAATTGTTTGAAGTCCTCCAAGCTTTGTCAGACAAAGCTGATGATATGGATATTCAGATTGAGATTCGAGCGCATACGAAACAAGAATTCGATCCCAACTGGATTCGCAATGCGATCGAGGAACCACTAGATGAAATGGATATTCAAGCAAATACTCATCTAGAATAG